In a genomic window of Urocitellus parryii isolate mUroPar1 chromosome 11, mUroPar1.hap1, whole genome shotgun sequence:
- the Dnase2b gene encoding deoxyribonuclease-2-beta — MTARLLRTTLALLSLGLFGVLKASTISCRNEEGEAVDWFVFYKLPKRQDKETGETGLEYLYLDSTIRSWRRSEQLMNTTESALGRTLQQLYEAYASKGNSTAYLIYNDGVPTSVNYDRKYGHTKGLLLWNRIQGFWLIHSIPRFPPIPQEGYDYPSTGRRNGQTGICVTFKYNQYEAIDSQLLICNPNVYSCSIPATFHRDLVHMPQLCARSSSSKIPGRHLATLQSSRGQNFLHFAKSDSFLDDIFAAWMAQRLKTHLLTETWQRKRQELPSNCSLPYHVYNIKAIKISQQSYFSSYQDHAKWCISQKGTKNRWTCIGDLNRSPYQAFRSGGFICTQNRHIYQAFQRLVLYYEDCD; from the exons atgacagcGAGACTTCTAAGAACAACCCTTGCTTTGCTCTCCCTTGGCCTCTTTGGGGTcctgaaggcatcaacaatatCATGCAGAAATGAAGAAGGTGAAGCTGTGGATTG GTTTGTCTTTTATAAATTGCCCAAAAGGCAAGACAAGGAAACTGGAGAGACTGGGCTAGAGTACCTATACCTAGACTCCACAATCAGAAGCTGGAGGAGGAGTGAGCAGTTAATGAATACCACTGAGAGTGCATTGGGAAGGACATTACAACAGCTATATGAAGCATATGCCTCAAAG GGTAACAGCACCGCCTATCTAATATACAATGATGGAGTCCCTACATCTGTGAATTATGACAGAAAATATGGACACACCAAAG GTTTATTGCTGTGGAACAGAATCCAGGGGTTCTGGCTGATTCATTCTATTCCCCGGTTTCCTCCAATTCCTCAAGAAGGCTATGATTATCCATCCACTGGGAGACGAAATGGACAAACTGGCATCTGTGTAACTTTTAAGTACAACCAGTATGAAGCAATAG ATTCTCAGCTCTTGATCTGCAACCCAAATGTCTATAGCTGTTCCATCCCGGCCACCTTTCACAGGGACCTTGTCCACATGCCCCAGCTGTGTGCCAGGTCGAGCTCATCAAAGATTCCTGGCCGGCACCTCGCCACACTTCAGTCATCCCGAGGACAAAACTTCCTCCATTTTGCAAAATCGGATTCTTTTCTTGATG ACATCTTTGCAGCCTGGATGGCTCAACGGTTGAAGACACACTTGCTAACAGAAACCTGGCAGAGAAAGAGACAAGAGCTTCCTTCAAACTGCTCCCTTCCTTACCATGTCTACAATATCAAAGCCATTAAGATATCTCAACAATCTTATTTCAGTTCTTACCAGGACCATGCCAAATGGTGTATTTCCCAAAAAGGCACCAAAAACCGCTGGACATGTATTGGAGACCTAAATAGGAGCCCATACCAAGCCTTCAGAAGTGGAGGATTCATTTGTACCCAGAATCGACATATTTACCAAGCATTTCAAAGATTAGTTTTGTATTATGAGGACTGTGACTAA